One Vigna unguiculata cultivar IT97K-499-35 chromosome 11, ASM411807v1, whole genome shotgun sequence DNA window includes the following coding sequences:
- the LOC114170010 gene encoding 3beta-hydroxysteroid-dehydrogenase/decarboxylase isoform X1, whose product MTVDDRFAHLNPKKCVVVGGRGFLGRSLVLRLLKLGNWIVRIADSAQSLQLLNSESVLAQALSSARASYFHIDLADKCNVVKVLEGSSVVFFMDVAGVDVNDFYTCYRLIVQGAKNVISACRECRVKRLIYNSSADVVFDGLHDIRNGDESLAYPWKTDDMLSDLKAQAESLILSVNDIDGLLTCSLRPSNVFGPGDTEFVPYFLKSARYGFTKFIIGTGDNLSDFTFSENVTHAHICAEEALNFQTVSVAGKAFFITNDEPIQFWEFLSLLLEGLGYQRPYVKLPAKLAQYILSVLKWSHEKLGSRYFSYPLLVHFFQIASYTRTFNCTEAHKHLGYSPIVSLEEGVTLTIESFSYLSKDSCLSRSFSSTEQSKADKLLGGGKVADILLWRDEKKSFTYFAVLVLLFYWFFLSGRTFISSAAKLLLLATLLFYGHGFLPSKLFGFNIQRIPLSYFEISDAVVKDSVITTVCLWNKGFQIIRRLAHGEDWSAFFKIAVFLYLMKMFLSKLLTILIGIGLVFAFMGFFVYEQYESEIDGMVDVLFTSLKEFMIYLMSISPVFISRLLRYHDNFQQYEKKG is encoded by the exons ATGACGGTGGACGATCGGTTCGCACATTTGAACCCTAAGAAGTGCGTGGTTGTAGGTGGCAGAGGATTCCTCGGAAGATCATTGGTTCTCAGATTGTTGAAACTCGGTAACTGGATCGTCCGAATCGCCGATTCCGCTCAGTCTCTCCAGCTCCTTAACTCCGAGTCCGTCCTCGCGCAAGCTCTCTCTTCCGCACGCGCTTCTTACTTCCACATCGACCTTGCCGATAAATGCAACGTTGTCAAAG TTCTAGAAGGTTCTTCTGTTGTGTTTTTTATGGATGTTGCTGGAGTTGATGTTAATGACTTCTATACTTGTTACAGGCTAATAGTTCAAG GAGCAAAGAATGTAATTAGTGCTTGTCGAGAATGTAGAGTGAAACGCCTAATATATAACAGTTCCGCGGATGTAGTATTTGATGGTTTGCATGATATTCGTAATGGAGATGAGTCGTTGGCCTATCCGTGGAAA ACTGACGATATGTTGAGTGACCTTAAGGCTCAAGCGGAATCTTTGATCCTGAGTGTCAATGACATTGATGGCCTATTGACGTGCTCTCTTCGCCCTAGTAATGTTTTTGGACCTGGTGACACAGAATTTGTACCATATTTTCTCAAGTCAGCAAGATATGGTTTTACAAAG TTTATTATAGGGACTGGTGATAATCTTTCAGATTTCACCTTTTCTGAAAATGTTACCCATGCCCACATCTGTGCTGAAGAAGCCCTAAATTTCCAAACAGTTTCTGTGGCAGGAAAG GCCTTTTTCATCACGAATGATGAGCCAATACAATTCTGGGAATTTCTTTCGCTTTTGTTAGAAGGTCTTGGATATCAAAG GCCATATGTCAAACTTCCGGCTAAGTTGGCTCAATATATTCTATCAGTTTTGAAGTGGTCACATGAAAAGTTGGGATCCAGATACTTCAGCTATCCGTTATTAGTTCACTTTTTTCAGATAGCTTCATACACCCGAACTTTCAACTGCACAGAGGCTCACAAACATCTTGGATACTCACCAATAGTCTCCCTCGAG GAAGGAGTCACATTAACAATAGAATCATTCTCTTATTTATCCAAAGACTCATGTTTATCAAGAAGCTTCAGTTCCACTGAACAGTCAAAAGCGGATAAATTGCTGGGTGGAGGAAAAg tGGCTGACATTTTGTTGTGGAGAGACGAGAAGAAATCATTTACATATTTTGCTGTGCTGGTTTTGTTGTTTTACTGGTTTTTCCTTTCTGGAAGAACTTTTATATCATCTGCTGCAAAACTTTTGCTGCTTGCCACGTTGCTTTTTTACGGACATGGTTTTCTGCCATCAAAGTT GTTTGGTTTTAATATACAAAGGATACCCTTGTCTTATTTTGAGATCTCTGATGCGGTAGTGAAAGATTCAGTTATAACTACAGTATGTCTCTGGAATAAGGGTTTTCAAATAATAAGAAGATTGGCCCATGGGGAAGACTGGTCTGCATTCTTCAAg ATTGCAGTTTTTCTTTACCTTATGAAGATGTTCCTGTCAAAGTTGTTGACAATATTGATAGGCATAG GTTTGGTGTTCGCATTTATGGGATTTTTTGTGTACGAGCAATATGAATCAGAAATTGATGGAATGGTTGATGTTCTTTTCACCAGTTTGAAAGAGTTCATGATATATTTGATGAGTATTTCTCCTGTTTTTATATCGAGGCTTCTGCGTTATCATGACAACTTTCAGCAGTATGAAAAGAAAGGTTAA
- the LOC114170010 gene encoding 3beta-hydroxysteroid-dehydrogenase/decarboxylase isoform X3, whose amino-acid sequence MDVAGVDVNDFYTCYRLIVQGAKNVISACRECRVKRLIYNSSADVVFDGLHDIRNGDESLAYPWKTDDMLSDLKAQAESLILSVNDIDGLLTCSLRPSNVFGPGDTEFVPYFLKSARYGFTKFIIGTGDNLSDFTFSENVTHAHICAEEALNFQTVSVAGKAFFITNDEPIQFWEFLSLLLEGLGYQRPYVKLPAKLAQYILSVLKWSHEKLGSRYFSYPLLVHFFQIASYTRTFNCTEAHKHLGYSPIVSLEEGVTLTIESFSYLSKDSCLSRSFSSTEQSKADKLLGGGKVADILLWRDEKKSFTYFAVLVLLFYWFFLSGRTFISSAAKLLLLATLLFYGHGFLPSKLFGFNIQRIPLSYFEISDAVVKDSVITTVCLWNKGFQIIRRLAHGEDWSAFFKIAVFLYLMKMFLSKLLTILIGIGLVFAFMGFFVYEQYESEIDGMVDVLFTSLKEFMIYLMSISPVFISRLLRYHDNFQQYEKKG is encoded by the exons ATGGATGTTGCTGGAGTTGATGTTAATGACTTCTATACTTGTTACAGGCTAATAGTTCAAG GAGCAAAGAATGTAATTAGTGCTTGTCGAGAATGTAGAGTGAAACGCCTAATATATAACAGTTCCGCGGATGTAGTATTTGATGGTTTGCATGATATTCGTAATGGAGATGAGTCGTTGGCCTATCCGTGGAAA ACTGACGATATGTTGAGTGACCTTAAGGCTCAAGCGGAATCTTTGATCCTGAGTGTCAATGACATTGATGGCCTATTGACGTGCTCTCTTCGCCCTAGTAATGTTTTTGGACCTGGTGACACAGAATTTGTACCATATTTTCTCAAGTCAGCAAGATATGGTTTTACAAAG TTTATTATAGGGACTGGTGATAATCTTTCAGATTTCACCTTTTCTGAAAATGTTACCCATGCCCACATCTGTGCTGAAGAAGCCCTAAATTTCCAAACAGTTTCTGTGGCAGGAAAG GCCTTTTTCATCACGAATGATGAGCCAATACAATTCTGGGAATTTCTTTCGCTTTTGTTAGAAGGTCTTGGATATCAAAG GCCATATGTCAAACTTCCGGCTAAGTTGGCTCAATATATTCTATCAGTTTTGAAGTGGTCACATGAAAAGTTGGGATCCAGATACTTCAGCTATCCGTTATTAGTTCACTTTTTTCAGATAGCTTCATACACCCGAACTTTCAACTGCACAGAGGCTCACAAACATCTTGGATACTCACCAATAGTCTCCCTCGAG GAAGGAGTCACATTAACAATAGAATCATTCTCTTATTTATCCAAAGACTCATGTTTATCAAGAAGCTTCAGTTCCACTGAACAGTCAAAAGCGGATAAATTGCTGGGTGGAGGAAAAg tGGCTGACATTTTGTTGTGGAGAGACGAGAAGAAATCATTTACATATTTTGCTGTGCTGGTTTTGTTGTTTTACTGGTTTTTCCTTTCTGGAAGAACTTTTATATCATCTGCTGCAAAACTTTTGCTGCTTGCCACGTTGCTTTTTTACGGACATGGTTTTCTGCCATCAAAGTT GTTTGGTTTTAATATACAAAGGATACCCTTGTCTTATTTTGAGATCTCTGATGCGGTAGTGAAAGATTCAGTTATAACTACAGTATGTCTCTGGAATAAGGGTTTTCAAATAATAAGAAGATTGGCCCATGGGGAAGACTGGTCTGCATTCTTCAAg ATTGCAGTTTTTCTTTACCTTATGAAGATGTTCCTGTCAAAGTTGTTGACAATATTGATAGGCATAG GTTTGGTGTTCGCATTTATGGGATTTTTTGTGTACGAGCAATATGAATCAGAAATTGATGGAATGGTTGATGTTCTTTTCACCAGTTTGAAAGAGTTCATGATATATTTGATGAGTATTTCTCCTGTTTTTATATCGAGGCTTCTGCGTTATCATGACAACTTTCAGCAGTATGAAAAGAAAGGTTAA
- the LOC114170010 gene encoding 3beta-hydroxysteroid-dehydrogenase/decarboxylase isoform X2, giving the protein MTVDDRFAHLNPKKCVVVGGRGFLGRSLVLRLLKLGNWIVRIADSAQSLQLLNSESVLAQALSSARASYFHIDLADKCNVVKVLEGSSVVFFMDVAGVDVNDFYTCYRLIVQGAKNVISACRECRVKRLIYNSSADVVFDGLHDIRNGDESLAYPWKTDDMLSDLKAQAESLILSVNDIDGLLTCSLRPSNVFGPGDTEFVPYFLKSARYGFTKFIIGTGDNLSDFTFSENVTHAHICAEEALNFQTVSVAGKAFFITNDEPIQFWEFLSLLLEGLGYQRPYVKLPAKLAQYILSVLKWSHEKLGSRYFSYPLLVHFFQIASYTRTFNCTEAHKHLGYSPIVSLEEGVTLTIESFSYLSKDSCLSRSFSSTEQSKADKLLGGGKVADILLWRDEKKSFTYFAVLVLLFYWFFLSGRTFISSAAKLLLLATLLFYGHGFLPSKLFGFNIQRIPLSYFEISDAVVKDSVITTVCLWNKGFQIIRRLAHGEDWSAFFKVGFKERIVHP; this is encoded by the exons ATGACGGTGGACGATCGGTTCGCACATTTGAACCCTAAGAAGTGCGTGGTTGTAGGTGGCAGAGGATTCCTCGGAAGATCATTGGTTCTCAGATTGTTGAAACTCGGTAACTGGATCGTCCGAATCGCCGATTCCGCTCAGTCTCTCCAGCTCCTTAACTCCGAGTCCGTCCTCGCGCAAGCTCTCTCTTCCGCACGCGCTTCTTACTTCCACATCGACCTTGCCGATAAATGCAACGTTGTCAAAG TTCTAGAAGGTTCTTCTGTTGTGTTTTTTATGGATGTTGCTGGAGTTGATGTTAATGACTTCTATACTTGTTACAGGCTAATAGTTCAAG GAGCAAAGAATGTAATTAGTGCTTGTCGAGAATGTAGAGTGAAACGCCTAATATATAACAGTTCCGCGGATGTAGTATTTGATGGTTTGCATGATATTCGTAATGGAGATGAGTCGTTGGCCTATCCGTGGAAA ACTGACGATATGTTGAGTGACCTTAAGGCTCAAGCGGAATCTTTGATCCTGAGTGTCAATGACATTGATGGCCTATTGACGTGCTCTCTTCGCCCTAGTAATGTTTTTGGACCTGGTGACACAGAATTTGTACCATATTTTCTCAAGTCAGCAAGATATGGTTTTACAAAG TTTATTATAGGGACTGGTGATAATCTTTCAGATTTCACCTTTTCTGAAAATGTTACCCATGCCCACATCTGTGCTGAAGAAGCCCTAAATTTCCAAACAGTTTCTGTGGCAGGAAAG GCCTTTTTCATCACGAATGATGAGCCAATACAATTCTGGGAATTTCTTTCGCTTTTGTTAGAAGGTCTTGGATATCAAAG GCCATATGTCAAACTTCCGGCTAAGTTGGCTCAATATATTCTATCAGTTTTGAAGTGGTCACATGAAAAGTTGGGATCCAGATACTTCAGCTATCCGTTATTAGTTCACTTTTTTCAGATAGCTTCATACACCCGAACTTTCAACTGCACAGAGGCTCACAAACATCTTGGATACTCACCAATAGTCTCCCTCGAG GAAGGAGTCACATTAACAATAGAATCATTCTCTTATTTATCCAAAGACTCATGTTTATCAAGAAGCTTCAGTTCCACTGAACAGTCAAAAGCGGATAAATTGCTGGGTGGAGGAAAAg tGGCTGACATTTTGTTGTGGAGAGACGAGAAGAAATCATTTACATATTTTGCTGTGCTGGTTTTGTTGTTTTACTGGTTTTTCCTTTCTGGAAGAACTTTTATATCATCTGCTGCAAAACTTTTGCTGCTTGCCACGTTGCTTTTTTACGGACATGGTTTTCTGCCATCAAAGTT GTTTGGTTTTAATATACAAAGGATACCCTTGTCTTATTTTGAGATCTCTGATGCGGTAGTGAAAGATTCAGTTATAACTACAGTATGTCTCTGGAATAAGGGTTTTCAAATAATAAGAAGATTGGCCCATGGGGAAGACTGGTCTGCATTCTTCAAg GTTGGCTTCAAAGAAAGAATAGTTCACCCATGA
- the LOC114168166 gene encoding probable hydroxyacylglutathione hydrolase 2, chloroplastic isoform X2: MRLFSIPLKTLRGASRSLRVDQFCSVVNLSSSLQIELVPCLRDSYAYLLHDVDTGTVGVVDPSEAAPIIDALSKKNLNLTYILNTHHHHDITSGNTELKERYGAKVIGSEIDKERIPGIDIYLSDGDNWMFAAHEVHILATPGHTEGHVSFYFPGSAAIFTGDTLFSLSCGEISEGTPEQMLSSLKRIMSLPDETSIYCGHEYTLSNSKFALSIEPENKELQSYAAHVAHIRNKGLPTIPTTLKMEKACNPFLRTWSTEIRQKLNIAATADDAEALGVIRQAKDKF; this comes from the exons ATGCGATTGTTTTCTATACCATTAAAAACTTTGCGTGGAGCTAGTCGGTCGTTGAGAGTGGATCAATTTTGCAGTGTAGTGAATCTATCTTCCTCACTGCAGATTGAATTG gTTCCATGCCTTAGGGACAGTTATGCATATCTTTTACATGATGTGGATACGGGGACAGTTGGTGTTGTTGATCCTTCTGAAGCTGCGCCTATTATAGATGCTTTGAGTaagaaaaatctaaatttgACTTACATACTGAACACCCACCACCATCACGATATCACTAGTGGAAATACAGAGTTGAAAGAAAGATACGGGGCAAAG GTAATTGGCTCAGAAATAGACAAGGAAAGAATTCCtggtattgatatttatttgaGTGATGGAGATAACTGGATGTTTGCAGCTCATGAGGTGCATATATTAGCTACACCTGGTCACACTGAAG GTCATGTAAGCTTCTACTTTCCAGGATCGGCAGCAATTTTTACTGGAGACACCTTGTTCAGCTTATCATGTGGAGAGATCTCTGAAGGAACCCCTGAACAG ATGTTATCTTCTCTTAAAAGAATAATGTCGTTGCCGGATGAAACAAGTATTTACTGCGGTCATGAATATACATTG AGTAATTCAAAGTTTGCCCTGTCCATAGAACCAGAAAACAAGGAACTTCAATCCTATGCTGCCCATGTAGCTCACATTAGAAATAAGGGCTTGCCCACG ATTCCAACTACGCTTAAGATGGAAAAGGCTTGCAATCCATTCCTTCGCACATGGAGCACGGAAATCCGGCAAAAACTAAATATTGCAGCCACGGCAGATGATGCAGAAGCCCTGGGTGTTATTCGGCAAGCAAAGgataaattttag
- the LOC114168166 gene encoding probable hydroxyacylglutathione hydrolase 2, chloroplastic isoform X1: MSETKERSGFCVWPDARQLCLRKGLLYGFMRLFSIPLKTLRGASRSLRVDQFCSVVNLSSSLQIELVPCLRDSYAYLLHDVDTGTVGVVDPSEAAPIIDALSKKNLNLTYILNTHHHHDITSGNTELKERYGAKVIGSEIDKERIPGIDIYLSDGDNWMFAAHEVHILATPGHTEGHVSFYFPGSAAIFTGDTLFSLSCGEISEGTPEQMLSSLKRIMSLPDETSIYCGHEYTLSNSKFALSIEPENKELQSYAAHVAHIRNKGLPTIPTTLKMEKACNPFLRTWSTEIRQKLNIAATADDAEALGVIRQAKDKF; this comes from the exons ATGAGTGAAACTAag GAAAGAAGTGGGTTTTGCGTGTGGCCGGATGCGAGACAACTTTGCTTGAGGAAAGGTCTTTTATATGGATTTATGCGATTGTTTTCTATACCATTAAAAACTTTGCGTGGAGCTAGTCGGTCGTTGAGAGTGGATCAATTTTGCAGTGTAGTGAATCTATCTTCCTCACTGCAGATTGAATTG gTTCCATGCCTTAGGGACAGTTATGCATATCTTTTACATGATGTGGATACGGGGACAGTTGGTGTTGTTGATCCTTCTGAAGCTGCGCCTATTATAGATGCTTTGAGTaagaaaaatctaaatttgACTTACATACTGAACACCCACCACCATCACGATATCACTAGTGGAAATACAGAGTTGAAAGAAAGATACGGGGCAAAG GTAATTGGCTCAGAAATAGACAAGGAAAGAATTCCtggtattgatatttatttgaGTGATGGAGATAACTGGATGTTTGCAGCTCATGAGGTGCATATATTAGCTACACCTGGTCACACTGAAG GTCATGTAAGCTTCTACTTTCCAGGATCGGCAGCAATTTTTACTGGAGACACCTTGTTCAGCTTATCATGTGGAGAGATCTCTGAAGGAACCCCTGAACAG ATGTTATCTTCTCTTAAAAGAATAATGTCGTTGCCGGATGAAACAAGTATTTACTGCGGTCATGAATATACATTG AGTAATTCAAAGTTTGCCCTGTCCATAGAACCAGAAAACAAGGAACTTCAATCCTATGCTGCCCATGTAGCTCACATTAGAAATAAGGGCTTGCCCACG ATTCCAACTACGCTTAAGATGGAAAAGGCTTGCAATCCATTCCTTCGCACATGGAGCACGGAAATCCGGCAAAAACTAAATATTGCAGCCACGGCAGATGATGCAGAAGCCCTGGGTGTTATTCGGCAAGCAAAGgataaattttag
- the LOC114168201 gene encoding calreticulin-3, whose translation MANGNTTQFFKLFLFLLILHSALAEIFFEERFEDGWKSRWVLSDWKRSEGKAGTFKHTAGKWSGDPDDKGLQTHNDAKHFAISAKIPEFSNKDRTLVVQYSIRFEQDIECGGGYIKLHSGYVNQKKFGGDTPYSLMFGPDICGTQTKKLHLILSYQGQNYPIRKELQCETDKLTHFYTFILRPDASYSILVDNRERDSGSMYADWDILPPRKIKDVKAKKPADWDDREYIEDPNDVKPEGYDSIPAEIPDPKAKKPADWDDDDDGLWKPKKIPNPAYKGPWKRKKIKNPNYKGKWKIPWIDNPEFEDDPDLYVLKPIKYVGIEVWQVKAGSVYDNILICDDPQYAKQVVDEFMANNREAEKEAFEEAEKERRAREEEEAQRAREEGERRRKERDHKYGNKRRRRRPDPHDMYDYHDEL comes from the exons ATGGCCAATGGCAACACTACCCAGTTCTTCAAGCTCTTCCTTTTCCTTCTGATTCTTCACTCTGCGCTCGCTGAGATCTTCTTCGAAGAGAGATTCGAAG ATGGATGGAAGAGCCGTTGGGTTTTATCGGACTGGAAAAGGAGTGAGGGAAAAGCAGGTACCTTCAAGCACACAGCAGGGAAATGGTCTGGAGATCCTGATGACAAAG gTCTTCAGACACATAACGATGCCAAGCATTTTGCCATATCTGCAAAGATACCCGAGTTTAGCAACAAGGACAGAACCCTTGTAGTGCAGTATTCAATTAGGTTTGAGCAGGACATTGAATGCGGTGGCGGTTACATCAAACTTCACTCTGGTTATGTCAATCAGAAGAAGTTTGGTGGTGATACCCCTTACAG TTTGATGTTTGGACCCGATATATGTGGTACACAGACTAAGAAGCTCCATCTTATACTATCATACCAGGGGCAGAATTACCCTATTAGAAAGGAACTGCAATGTGAAACGGATAAATTGACtcatttttatacatttattcTAAGGCCTGATGCCTCTTATAGTATCCTTGTTGATAACCGGGAAAGAGATTCAGGAAGCATGTACGCAGATTGGGACATCCTTCCTCCGAGGAAAATCAAGGATGTCAAAGCAAAAAAG CCAGCAGACTGGGATGATAGAGAGTACATTGAGGATCCTAATGATGTCAAACCAGAG gGATATGATTCAATTCCAGCTGAAATTCCTGATCCAAAAGCCAAGAAG CCTGCTGACtgggatgatgatgatgatggactATGGAAGCCCAAAAAGATTCCTAATCCAGCATACAAAGGACCATGGAAACGCAAG AAAATCAAGAATCCCAACTACAAAGGAAAGTGGAAGATTCCATGGATTGATAACCCAG aatttgaggatgatcctgATCTTTATGTTCTCAAGCCAATTAAGTATGTGGGCATTGAAGTGTGGCAG gTGAAGGCAGGTTCAGTTTACGACAACATCTTAATTTGTGATGATCCGCAGTATGCAAAGCAGGTTGTGGATGAATTTATGGCTAACAATAGAGAG GCTGAAAAAGAAGCTTTTGAAGaagcagaaaaagaaagaagggcTCGGGAAGAAGAG GAGGCACAGAGAGCACGAGAAGAGGGTGAAAGAAGGAGGAAGGAGAGGGATCATAAATATGGAAACAAGAGGCGGCGTCGAAGG CCGGATCCCCACGATATGTATGATTACCAT GATGAACTTTGA
- the LOC114169272 gene encoding uncharacterized protein LOC114169272, whose amino-acid sequence MASLVPGVLLKLMQHMNTDVKVAGEHRSSLLQVVSIVPALAGGELFPNQGFYLKVSDSLHATYVSLPDEHDDLILSDKIQLGQFVFVDRLEAASPVPILHGVRPIPGRHACVGTPEDIVATTHSLGFLGKAKANKNSACSGPLDLERSKSPRKVLGNHHVGEKEKKEKVRLHNEEQLDKKPALLAKSKSQTTKAVTANTVDVKKEPLARLKSFNSRAIPSSPTSCYSLPTSFEKFANGVKHQANIKGVDKLTAKVGVLEIGKGVRGASPTGKRISMGNPIRNLVQGIELGAKVLRKSWEGNMEVKNKETSKSRGAKSDPKPEVRGSTPRRSTSSEKFSSKEESKLTKSSKEEHRTQATIKKVVANGTTEEQEKNGKQRVSVGKKSSEFSNTGFPGNLVKVSPSSRKVTDASVQWASLPSSIAKLGKEVMKHRDAAQMAATEAIQEAAAAESLLQCLSVYAELSNSAKEQNQQRTIEQFLTLHASLNSARMIANSLSKSTPDDSSAENERIISEEEQKLKSDRQKLANYWVQAALSTNLSPFSVYNREPLSSRLQASTNSQNQKNIMGSKPMLIIETSSEDASSKSHGKNRAPSSKHALQGTPRKAGDALSNGQKQLVQSPRDWVKGDGFDEVVDLIDMLQVKSRDWFLVFVERFLDSDGDTASLSNNGQIAGMLTQLKSVNDWLDEIGSSKNEGESWQIPAETIDRLRKKIYEYLLTHVESAAAALTGGSQSSSPGIQTSEIKAKK is encoded by the exons ATGGCAAGTCTTGTTCCTGGGGTGCTTCTCAAACTTATGCAGCACATGAACACAGATGTGAAAGTTGCCGGTGAGCACAGGTCCTCTCTGTTGCAAGTTGTGAGCATTGTTCCAGCTCTTGCCGGGGGTGAGTTGTTCCCAAATCAAGGCTTTTATCTCAAGGTTTCCGATTCCTTGCATGCCACCTATGTCTCTCTCCCTGATGAACATGATGATCTCATCCTCAGTGACAAGATTCAACTGGGGCAGTTTGTTTTTGTGGATCGTTTGGAGGCTGCTTCACCGGTGCCTATTCTTCACGGGGTTAGGCCTATTCCTGGGAGGCACGCCTGTGTTGGAACCCCTGAAGACATTGTTGCAACAACTCACTCTCTTGGGTTCCTTGGTAAAGCTAAGGCTAACAAAAACAGTGCTTGTTCTGGCCCCTTGGACTTAGAGAGATCCAAGTCTCCTAGGAAAGTGTTGGGGAATCACCATGTTggggagaaggagaagaaggagaaagtAAGATTGCACAATGAAGAGCAGTTAGACAAAAAACCAGCTCTTTTGGCTAAGAGTAAATCTCAGACAACAAAAGCAGTGACAGCCAATACTGTTGATGTGAAGAAGGAACCATTGGCAAGATTGAAGTCATTTAATTCAAGGGCCATTCCTTCTTCTCCCACTAGTTGTTATTCTTTGCCTACTTCCTTTGAGAAATTTGCCAACGGGGTGAAGCATCAGGCAAACATCAAGGGAGTGGACAAGCTAACTGCGAAGGTGGGAGTGTTGGAAATAGGAAAGGGTGTCCGTGGAGCTAGTCCAACCGGGAAGAGAATTTCCATGGGAAACCCGATCAGAAATTTGGTTCAGGGAATTGAGCTTGGAGCTAAGGTGCTGCGTAAGAGCTGGGAAGGGAACATGGAAGTCAAGAATAAAGAGACATCAAAATCAAGGGGTGCCAAGTCTGATCCTAAGCCCGAGGTTCGTGGCTCG ACTCCTAGGAGAAGTACTTCAAGTGAAAAGTTTTCCTCTAAAGAAGAGAGCAAGCTGACAAAGTCCTCCAAGGAAGAGCACAGGACTCAAGCAACTATAAAGAAAGTTGTTGCCAATGGAACTACGGAAGAACAAGAAAAGAATGGCAAACAAAGAGTATCTGTTGGAAAGAAATCGTCAGAATTTTCAAACACTGGATTCCCTGGAAACTTGGTGAAAGTTTCTCCAAGTAGTAGAAAAGTGACAGATGCAAGTGTTCAATGGGCTTCACTGCCATCATCTATTGCAAAGCTTGGCAAG GAAGTGATGAAGCACAGAGATGCAGCACAGATGGCAGCAACTGAGGCTATTCAAGAGGCTGCTGCTGCTGAGAGTTTGCTGCAATGTCTAAG TGTATATGCAGAGCTAAGTAATTCTGCAAAGGAACAAAACCAGCAGCGTACAATAGAGCAGTTCTTAACTCTTCACGCTAGCCTAAATAGTGCAAGAATGATTGCTAACTCTCTATCCAAATCCACCCCAGATGATTCTTCTGCAGAAAATGAAAGAATCATAtcagaagaagaacaaaaactCAAATCAGACAGACAAAAGCTTGCGAATTATTGGGTCCAGGCTGCTTTATCCACCAATCTATCACCATTTTCTGTTTACAACCGAGAACCTCTATCATCCAGGCTTCAAGCTTCAACCAATTCTCAAAACCAAAAGAATATCATGGGAAGCAAACCAATGCTGATCATAGAAACTTCAAGTGAAGATGCTTCATCAAAATCTCATGGAAAAAACCGCGCGCCTAGTTCCAAACACGCCCTGCAAGGAACTCCTCGCAAAGCAGGTGATGCATTGTCAAATGGACAGAAACAACTAGTCCAATCACCACGGGATTGGGTTAAAGGAGATGGCTTTGATGAAGTGGTTGATTTAATTGACATGCTGCAAGTGAAGTCAAGAGATTGGTTTCTGGTGTTCGTTGAGAGATTCTTGGACTCTGATGGAGACACTGCTAGCTTGTCAAATAATGGCCAAATAGCAGGAATGCTCACTCAGCTAAAGAGTGTGAATGATTGGCTTGATGAGATAGGATCAAGCAAGAACGAAGGAGAATCATGGCAGATACCAGCAGAGACAATTGACAGGTTGAGGAAGAAGATATATGAATATCTTCTTACACATGTTGAATCTGCAGCAGCTGCACTCACTGGTGGATCACAATCATCATCCCCTGGAATCCAAACATCAGAGATCAAAGCCAAAAAGTGA